The Alteromonas macleodii ATCC 27126 genome segment AGGCAAAAAAGCGGGCGAGTTCTATACGCCACCAATGGTATCGAAGCTACTAGCAAAGCTGGTAACCATGGGTAAAACCAAGCTTAAAAGCGTTTACGACCCAACCTGTGGCTCAGGCTCTTTGTTGTTGCGTGTAGCTAAAGAGGTTAAAGAAGTCGGTAAGTACTGTGGGCAAGAGTCTAACCCCAGTACATATAACCTTGCACGAATGAATATGATTCTGCACGGTGTACATTACCGCCAATTTGATATTCAGCAAGATGATACGCTAGAAACACCGCACCACATTGAAGAACGTTTTGAGGCGGTAGTTGCAAACCCACCCTTTTCAGCCAATTGGAGTGCAAGCCAAGGCTTTTTATCCGATGAACGTTTTCAAGATTACGGCAAGCTTGCCCCAAAATCTAAAGCCGACTTTGCTTTCGTGCAGCACATGGTTCATCAATTAGACGAAAACGGAACAATGGCGGTAGTACTTCCACATGGGGTGCTATTTCGAGGAGCTGCCGAGGGGCACATACGCAAGCATCTTATCAAGAACAAGAATTACTTGGATGTAGTCATCGGACTGCCAGCTAACATATTTTACGGCACCTCAATCCCTACTTGTATTTTGGTATTGAAAAAACACCGTCAACATAAAGACAACATCTTGTTTATAGATGCTAGCCAGAACTTCGGCAAAGCAACAAATCAGAATTACATTCGTGAAGAAGACTTAGCTAGAATTCTCGAAGCAGTAGATGAGCGTGAGCAGTTAGCGCCAGAGAAAGCAAACAAGTTTGCTTATGTCGCTAGTATCAGTGAGATTGCCGAAAACAACGACTTCAACTTAAACATCCCAAGGTATGTAGACACATTTGAGGATGAAGAAGAAATTTGCTTGCGTACAGTGGTTGAAGGCTTGAACGAAGTTAATATAAAAATCAACAATGTAGACGAACTTATATCAAATACATGTATGGAACTGGGTATTCAATCTCCTTTCGGAGTAATCAATGAGCTATAAAAAGTCCGTCCCATCATTGAGATTCAAACAATTTAAAAATTTGTGGGAACGGAAAGTTTTCGGCAGTGGCGTCGAACCGTATATAGAGAGAGTCGATTCCTCAACAGACTTACCAGTTTATTCGTCATCAAGAGCGGGGCTTTTGGCTCAGGAAAGTTATTTCTCTAATCGTCGTGTTACCAACGAGGGGGAGTACGGAATTGTACCATACGGTTACTTCGTCTATCGCCACATGAGTGATGATCTCACATTTATGTTTAATATAAATGATGTCTCGCCCAAAATTGCCGTAAGCAAGGAGTATCCCGTTTTTTGCGTAAGAGACTGGGATGCCAGATTCATACGCTACAAATTAAATTATTCCAATGATTTTAAAAAATTTGCAGCAACTCAAAAGCTGGGAGGGACTAGAACTCGACTTTACTTCAAAAATCTCTGCCTTTGGGAAACCTTGATCCCGAATATAAGAGAGCAACAGAAAATAGCAGACTTTCTGTCGGCAGTAGATGAAAAAATCACTCTTCTCAAAGAAAAGTATGCGCTGCTCCAGCAATACAAAAAAGGGGTAGTGCAGAAGCTGTTCAGCCAAGAGAACCGCTTTAAAGACGACGACGGCCAAGCGTTTCCTGATTGGATCGAGCTACCTTTCGCAGAATGTTTTGAAAGAGTTACTCGTAAAAACAAAATAGATAATCGAAATGTACTGACAATCTCCGCTCAACACGGTCTTATTAATCAAGAGAAGTATTTTAATAAATCGGTTGCGGCAGCCAACTTAACTGGTTATTACCTTTTAGACAAAGGCGAGTTTGCCTACAACAAAAGCTATTCGAAGGGCTATCCAATGGGGGCGATTAAGCGTCTCAATAATTATGACCTAGGAGTAGTTTCCACTCTGTATATTTGCTTTAAATCTAAGCACGAACAAATTGATGAATTTTGGGAGCAGTTTTTTGAAGGGGGGATGCTCAATCGGCAAATCAGTAAAATAGCTCAGGAAGGTGCTCGCAATCATGGGCTCTTAAATATAAGTGTGACCGAATTTTTTGAGGATATAAAGGTAATGGTTCCCTCAATAGAAGAACAAAGAAAAATTGCTAATTTCTTACAAGCATTAGACAAAAAATTAGACGCCGTTCAGCAACAAATCGACCTTACCCAAACCTTCAAAAAAGGCCTGTTACAACAGATGTTTGTGTAGCCATTAGCAAGAAAGGAATCTATGTGAGCTATCAGTCAGAACAACAATTAGAAGATAACTTTATTGCTCAGTTGCAGCAGCAAGACTATGAGCGCATTCAACTAAACGATGCGCAGGCTTTAAAGGATAACCTGCGCAAGCAATTATCTGCGCTAAACAAGCTAGAGATAAGCGAAACCGAGTTTAGGCAGGTACGCAACGCCTTAATAAAGGGCAATGTGTTTGATAAGGCAAAGCTTCTGCGAGACCGCATTAGCATAACCCGTGATGATGGTAGCACCGCATACATTCGTTTTTTGGCCGACAGCCATGAAGAGAATATCTTACAGGTAACTAATCAGGTTACTATTAAAGGCAGGTACAAAAACCGCTATGACGTAACGGTGTTGGTTAATGGCTTACCGCTGATTCAAATTGAGTTAAAGCGCCGGGGCCTTGAACTTAAAGAGGCCTTTAACCAAGTAAATCGCTACCAACGACATTCTTACTGGGCTGAAGATGGCATTTTTCAGTTTGTGCAGATATTTGTCATCTCTAATGGTGTGAACACTAAGTATTACGCCAACTTCCCAAGTAATCGCAAGCCCAGCTTCAAACAGACCTTTTATTGGGCGGATGTCGATAACCACCGTTATGCAAAACTAGATCAGTTCACATCGCAGTTTTTAACCCAAAAGCACATAACCGATATGATCACCAAGTATGTGGTGATTAACGAAACTGATCGTATGCTGATGGTAATGCGCCCATACCAAATTTACGCTACAGAGGCGATTATTGCTCGGGTAGGTGAACGAGCAGCATTACCTCAAGAACGCCAAATAACCGAAGATTTAAATGGCTATATTTGGCACACCACTGGCTCAGGAAAAACGTTAACCTCGTTTAAAACTGCGCAGTTACTCACTACAGACCCAAGTATTGACCGAGTTGTGTTCGTGGTAGACCGTAAAGATTTGGATTACCAAACAGCCAAG includes the following:
- a CDS encoding restriction endonuclease subunit S, whose protein sequence is MSYKKSVPSLRFKQFKNLWERKVFGSGVEPYIERVDSSTDLPVYSSSRAGLLAQESYFSNRRVTNEGEYGIVPYGYFVYRHMSDDLTFMFNINDVSPKIAVSKEYPVFCVRDWDARFIRYKLNYSNDFKKFAATQKLGGTRTRLYFKNLCLWETLIPNIREQQKIADFLSAVDEKITLLKEKYALLQQYKKGVVQKLFSQENRFKDDDGQAFPDWIELPFAECFERVTRKNKIDNRNVLTISAQHGLINQEKYFNKSVAAANLTGYYLLDKGEFAYNKSYSKGYPMGAIKRLNNYDLGVVSTLYICFKSKHEQIDEFWEQFFEGGMLNRQISKIAQEGARNHGLLNISVTEFFEDIKVMVPSIEEQRKIANFLQALDKKLDAVQQQIDLTQTFKKGLLQQMFV
- a CDS encoding type I restriction-modification system subunit M; this translates as MVEQHKKALEKQLWNIANSMRGNMSADEFRDYILGFIFYKYLSERMDIYADELLKADDIKFDAIDETTDEGQEYLSAIQEEAIDHLGYFLKPSELFHVLAQKGEAGEFILQPLTEVLNHIEQSTMGTAAEDDFNGLFDDIDLTSNKLGKTEKAKNELVSKILAHLDAIDFLHHETDIDVLGDAYEYLIGMFASGAGKKAGEFYTPPMVSKLLAKLVTMGKTKLKSVYDPTCGSGSLLLRVAKEVKEVGKYCGQESNPSTYNLARMNMILHGVHYRQFDIQQDDTLETPHHIEERFEAVVANPPFSANWSASQGFLSDERFQDYGKLAPKSKADFAFVQHMVHQLDENGTMAVVLPHGVLFRGAAEGHIRKHLIKNKNYLDVVIGLPANIFYGTSIPTCILVLKKHRQHKDNILFIDASQNFGKATNQNYIREEDLARILEAVDEREQLAPEKANKFAYVASISEIAENNDFNLNIPRYVDTFEDEEEICLRTVVEGLNEVNIKINNVDELISNTCMELGIQSPFGVINEL